The Elgaria multicarinata webbii isolate HBS135686 ecotype San Diego chromosome 15, rElgMul1.1.pri, whole genome shotgun sequence sequence CAAGAGGCAAGAAAATGGTGTAATGGAGGATAGAAAGAATCAGGAGTGAGTGCCCCCCCCACCCAGAGTTAAAGATAGTttgaaagaagtgtgtgtgtgtgtgtgtgtgtgtgtgtgtgtaaactcaTCCCACTTTTACTTCTGGCCAAACAGGCCATGCAAGTTTTAAACCCATTTCAAAAACCTGCCAcacctgtttgaccagaggtaAAAGGGGGTCAAGCAAAACACGTGTGTACAATCAATTATTTATTCACTGGGTACTTGAATTTAATAAATTGGCATGTAAACCATACTTTCTTTTACCAAGCAATATACAAGTACTAAGAAATAGATAAAGAAATAGATAATACACCACAGGCAACAATGCCTCTGCCGTATTGCCTTCAATGCTTTGGAAAGCAAATGACTCTTCATCTCTAGGCAATACAACTGCAGGCCCAGGGACCACACCTGGCGTTCAGGGGTTTCCCGCCTGGCACAAAAACAGCCGCTCACTCCAAGGGCTTTCCCCTCTATTATGCACCTCGAGACCCTTTCTTCCTACCTACCGGTGTGAACAACTAGAGAAGCGCTGTCTTTATGAACTATGGAAGCTCTCCCCTGTTTGCTTGTGCCTTGGGTCTCCCATGGAGGTCAGCAGCCCTAGTGGTAATGGcctgagcaggggagggggctctGTCAGTGCTCCCTTCCTTGTTTACAGACAAGATTCTGTGACCCgcccaatttttaatttttttttttggcttacagctcccataattcctagccagcgtagccaatggtgaaagacgctgggagttgtaggccaaaacatctcaagggccagGTGTTGCCTCTCGATGCTTTAGCCCTTGGCCCCACTCAAAACATGGCCATTGTTCTGACATGGGTGGCTCGACCGGGCCGTAGAGTGACAGCGAGAAAGGCCAGCCAGCCGAGAAGACAGGACAGCAGGTCAAAGAGAACGCCAACAGAACGGGGGTCTCTCCAAAGCACAGGACAAACGGCTCCCCGTGGGCAGCCAAGCCCCAGGCAGGGCATCCGCCCCTCCAACCGGCCTGCAGGTCTTCTGGAGCGCTGATGTTTCTGACCGCAAGGATTGCAGAAGCGCCGTCGTTATCAAGGGCTGCTGCTGACGTTACACTGCTGTGGTTTGCTCGCTACTTCTAGGTGGCAACCGCTGCACTGAAGAGGAAGCCACGCCGTTCTGGCTGCTGCTGGGTGCTCAGGGTGCTTCCTCAGGGCACCGAGACTCAACTGGGAAAGCGGGCAGCGATtgccggctccaggtttggggtggggggcttgggcAAGACACGCTGGCTGGGCCCCCTCCCTTTGTGAGCCCGCCTTCTGAcccccactgtcaccagctgctcttgcctttcatcctttctcatcatggcttccttgcttgacaggcagagagccggggGCATCCCCTGCTCCGGGCTtacagagaggcaggtgaacaagtaggtcgCGGCagcgaagaggaggagggggacgtCTAGCGGGGACTCTGCCTggctgtgggccctcagcaggggcccaatcATGCCTTGACACCGGCTCTGGGTGGAGCAGCTCCCCTGCTTTTCCGAAACAAGGGTTGTTGGAGAAGTGAGGGGTCAAGTGATGAAATGGTTTGGAGCGTCAACGCCGTGGACAGCCTAGCCCCAGAGGGCCTCTCTCGCACTCTGCTGCCAAAACTGTTCGCTTCCCTAGTCGCTCTGATGTCAACCCCTTCACTGCCTTCCTCTCTGCACCTGGGGCCAAGAAAAAGCGCCTCTTCCTGACCTTCAAAGCACATGGCCTTGTGCCTGCCTTATCGCTCTACTCTTATAGCCTGATGCATCTCTATCCGTAACCTTTGCTCCTCCGGCTCCGTGACTCCCAGCCCTTCAAAGGTCTCTGTTCCTTTTCCCCTTGCTGCCCCATATGCCTGGAACTGCCTTCCAGAATATGTGATCCTCATTTGCCTCCTTCAAAGCCCGCTTAAACCGCACCCTAGTCCCCGAGTCCTCCTGCAAGCGCATCATGTGCAGCTGAAACAGCCATATCCTGCTTCCCTGTTTATCCCTCTTCCTCTGATGTTTCCCCTCCTTTTCAAACTGcaagttccttggggcagggaaccTCTCCCCTAGCACTCTGTAAAGTGCCATACACATTTACGGTGTACTGCAACTAATATATAATGCGGtcttccttccccaaccaggtgccctccagatgtgttggattacaactcctatcaacatgggagttgaagtccaacacatcaggaggaatGCCCATTTGGGGAAGGTCGAAATAATATGAACCTGCCCAAATGTTAGGGTTAGAATCGGAGGCCATGTTCCATCTCTATCTGATGTTGGAACTACAGCAAGTGGACACAAGAGATGGgagcttctctgctgtggcccctaGATGCTGGGACACCCTCCTGAAGGAGGTCTTCGTGGTGCCATCTCTGCTTGCCTTTGGATGGGCACTGAATGCATACTTATTCAGCTTCACTGAGGCTGCCCCTTGACTCTCATTGATGGCGACAATGTTTTCAATTGTAGGCCTGTATTTTTATAACTTCTAGTGCGTTTTTCTGTTGGATGGGTTAACCCCTTCCAGTTTTACTATTCTACAaatatacccacccaccccaaaaggcaATTTGGGCTCCCTTTTTGTGGAGTATTTGAAGACAATTCCTAGCCAAATCTCAAACTTCACCACACCCTGTCTTTTGGCATCCCTAAACGAAATATTTTCCTGCCTCCCGGGCTCTTTGCCGTTCTGCTTTCCCAGCCTAATTCTTCCCACAGAGCACAAATCCGTATTGGCAAGAGAAGAGCACGGAAAAAACTAATAATATCTGTGATACTTTGCACACACTTTAGAAGGAGGCCTTGGCTCAGCCAACTCCACCAAAGCAGCTCTTGGCTGCTTTGGAAAACTCTTCATTCCTGCCAGCAGCATAAAACTTCTCTCTGTCGCACAGGAAGTGTTTTTACTTTCACAATGGCAAGATTCAACCAAACAGCACCGTGGAGAAGGTTTAATGTTCACAAACTGTCTCAGAACTCTGCAGCCTCCGCTACCCAAGACACATAACGACGCACCTTTTATTTACATTGTGGTTTTTAAAAGGCCTGGCTGAAGCGTGAGGGTGCAATTTATGAGGCACAGATGTTTCTCTCTGCCGGGCTGGAGCTGGCCAAACCTTGTGGAGCAAGACAGGGCCGGGCGCCTTCTGAATGTAGCTGGTGCATAACTTAGCATCCTCCTCagtgtctcttttctttttctttctttaaaaaaagtaaacttCTAGCCCTTTTGATCAAAAAGGCAGGCGTGAAAATGGGCAACTCTGAGTGAAGTCTGAGAAGCCAAAAAGAAGCAGGGGCCGGTTGGACTGAAGCATCCTGGGGGAAAGATTGGCAGCTGCAATGAGCAGAGGGAATAACTGTGCATGGGATCCGCCAGTCCCTGGATCAGCCCAACCTTAAGTCTAAATTTGgttctcccaccccatccccagatCAGaattgcgccccccccccccgtacagtGGGATAGGGACTCCCCGGACACGCCTGGCTACTAATCCACCTGCCGGGCATGGCTCCTGGCACCTCCGTTGCCCCTGGGTGCTGCTGGCCCAAAGCCCTTTGGGTAGCCTGTGGATTTGGCACAGTCACAGCAAAAGACCAGCGGAGACACAGTGCAGGCCAAAATAAGGATGGGCCCAGAGATGGTCTCAGTGGACCCCTGAAGAGGAAAACGGCCCAGTGGTCGCAGCGGAGCTCTGTAAGCctttcatttgggggggggttcttctcctcctctcccccccccccaataaaggaTTGAATGGGAGATTGACAGGCTAGCCAGGCGAAGatggtccctccccccccccccacccaggaaGCAGCATGCTCCTGTTCGGGTGGGGCCTTCCTTCCCCTTTGAAGAGCGGCGGAGCTGTCCAGGGCGCGCAACTCTGCCTGCCGGCCCCTCACCGGCGCCTCTGGCCTCCCGCGCTTGTCTATCAGAGAGCAGCCACGCCCCCTCCGGCTCGCCCGCCGCCCATCCCCgccgcatccccccccccccgtccagcACAGAGGCTCCTATTCAGCCCCCCTCGGCCCTTCCTTGACTCAGACCCCGCCCCCCGACAAGGGCACCTCTGGGCATGTACAGAGCGCCTTCCCTCCCCGCAGCGGGCGGAGAGCGGAGCGCctcccaggcaggcgggtggCGCGTCCCAGGCGCTCCGGCCCCTGCCCCGCGCtgtccgcctgcctgcctgcctgccggccaCGTGCGTCCctggccgccgcctccccgcGCGGCGCCCGGCTCTCACCAGCCCCGGCGAGCTCCGCACCGCCTCGGAGACGCTCTGGCGCAGCTCGGCCGCCGTGCCCGGCTTGCTCAGGCGCTTGGTGAATTTGCGCACTTCGGCTATCGCGCCCCGAGCTGCCGCGCGCCAGCGGCGGGGAGGAGCCAGGGGCCGGCCAAGAGCCGCGCTCCCCTTCCCGTCGCAGACAAAGGAaggggcgggcggcggcggcggcggcggcgggcgagcgagcgcAGGCCCTGCCCGGGGGAGGCGGCGCACGCGCGCCTCGGGAACGCCCCCTCGGAGCGCGGGGCTTGGCGTGGCgcggatggcggcggcggcggggccccGAAGGAGGGGGcgccgctgcctgcctgcctgcccttggggttgaatgcctgcctacctgcccagCCCCACCGcgagaaaggaagaggggcccTTTGGGGAGATGCCCAACTCTGCGCCCTCTTCCCTCGGCCGCCGCGCTCGCTTTGAACCAAGGGGGGGGAGATACCCCTGGCCGGAGGACCCCCCTCCCCCGCGTTAAAGGCTAAAGCTCCCCCCTCCTGGTTGGTTGGATGGCTGGGGGTAGAGAAATGGGGGTCCTGCTCGAAATACAGAAGCGCCTCCATATTTTAGGCAAACCAGGAAGCTAACGGATTTGGGCCGGCCTCAAAGATGCTACATTCCTTGGGGTGGTCTTGAATGTGGCACATGCAAACTTCTCTGGTTGAGTTTTCACACCAGTTTAACTTTTCAATTAACTTCCCCATTTGTCTTCACTCCAGGAAGGAGAGGAAATGCACCTGTCAGCATCCATCCAATGCACCTTTGGCTGCTGGCTCCCAGGTGCAGGGTTTTCTCTACGGTGGCCCCAGAATTATGGAAACATCTGCCCTAGGAGGGCTGAGATCTCTTCAGCTGCTGGGAGCAGGATCTCTTCATTTTACTCTTGCTGGTGTTTGcgtttaggggtgtgcacataTGTGTTAGAGTGGCTTTTGCAGGGTGGGGAGGCTTGATGGTCCTAAAAAatggttttactgttttgtaagTGACCTTGAGAACCATTGCAGAAAGGTGGCCAAACCAATGttgtaaacaaatgaataaacctatcttcccccatttcccctcctTAAAGGGTGGGTGTGTGTACGCATGCGCAATGAACGTTCAGGTTGTAGCTTACGTTTTTGAATCCCCTAATGCAGAAACACAGAATCTTTCGCCCCAAGGGGTATATGCAGTGCTAGGTGGTAGTACTTTGCCACAGTTCCAGTGGACCCTAAAATTGCTGGGTTGGGCAGTGGCgtggatgtggggtggggtgaggctaCTTTGGAGTTGCTGGGAGGAGGGTGAACCTTCCCTTTCCTCCAGCACGCCTACTTAAGATTGCTGTCCCACtggttatccccccccccccattttaacatGCATCTAATTTTCCTAGAATTCAACCCCAATGCTTCTTGCTTCATCTTCAGTGGATCTGTGAATGTCTTGTTAGTGggatatatctttttttaaaaaaattaaacaatggGTTTATCCCTCTAGAACATTCAATTTATTAGACTGAGTACCTTTAGCCTTCAAGGCCTTTCACCATCCTCTTGTTCTCGATTCCAGTCAAAATAAGTGTGTGCGACCCCAAAATAAGTATGAGCACCGTGCAGGACAGTGTCTCTGTTGCTCGAATTCTATGCATTAACTTCTTGAGGCCTTCATTTCTTTGGACACACACATTCAAAGACAGCCTTAAGGAAGTTAGCTTTAGTTAAATTTAAGCCAGCATCAGGAACCAGTATACAAAACTAAGGAAAACCCAAATTACTAGAGGTGGAGTCACCTCCACTGCATACCTATGATAGAAAAATTGACCAGGGTTGATGGTTAAAGGCTTTCTACATAGATTTTTGCATTGAGAATTCTATAAAAGATCCCTCacctctctccctgctcctgctgAATTCCAGGTTCCAGGATTGCTTAATTGGGAGCCACAGCAATTAAACACAGCTCTGAAAGTGGTTATTTTTCCAAGTAACATATGCCCTTTCCCTAAAGGGTCAATAACTCACAGTAAGAAGCATTTCCATCCTGTACACTAATAGCAAATTCATTCTCCAAGTAACAGTGCAAATCCGTAAGTAGCCAAAATAGCACCATAGCAACTTCCTGATAGTACGAGCTGTTTCGGTGGAGCAAGTTCCCTCCAGAGGTAGGCTTTGAGAtcacttccaactctgtgattctctgTGATCTGTTAATTGAAAAGAATCTCTGATTCTCTTCCAACTGTGATCCTCTGTGAAGCAGCAGGTTTGGGGGACCCCCGACTTTGCAGAAGCACAAAAAGTCTTAAAACAAGCAACCTAGCAGTGATACAGCATGTTCAGTGGCCATAGACGCCCAAGTATCTATTGGGGAAATGAAACCAGGGGGTGGGGCCGGGGAGGGATGAAACAGGGTATTCTGAAAGAGGATGTAGCTTGATGGATGAAACGTTCATACTCCACACCCACATTTTATTGCCGCTCCAAATTGTCCTTACAAATCTAAATACAGGGCGCCATCTAGTGGAAATAAGGACTCTCTAGAACTGAAAGAGACGAAATATATACAACAGACCTGGTgctgcaaggtgtgtgtgttttttgagcTTCATAGAAAATGTCATCGGGCACAATTTCAAGAAAGCAGAATTCCCAGTAGCAATTGGGTAACTGCAGGCCACCTGCCTTGCTGATCAAGGACTATTAAGGAAGCTTTTAAAGAAACGTGCATTGCTGCTTTCCAgttgtgcatggtatggagaatgtggatagggagacattttcctccctctctcaaaatactagaacctggggtcagtccatgaagctgactggtgggagattcaggacaaataaaaggaaggacttcttcacacagcacatagttaaattatggaactcactaccacaagatgtagtgatggccaccaattgggatagctttaaaatggggttggataaattcctggaggcaaaggctatcaatggctactagccctgatggttgtgtgatatctccagtattcaaggcaataagcccatgcgcaccagttgctggggaacatgggtgggagggtgctgttgcaccatgtcctgctttttcatccctggccgatggctggttggccactgtgtgatcagagtgctggactagatggacccttggtctgatccagcagggctcttttgagGTTCTTCTGTTCTTAGTTTGGTGACTAATAGACACAGCTTGGAGGCAGCGTGTTCCAGTTCTGAGCCAAAAGCCAAGCAAACCTTAATGCTGTAAAAACGACAAAACGCATCATCTCTTTCAATGTGACCCATTTTTAATGATACATCTTTTGTCTTGTGGAACAGGAACCATCAACAACATTTTGTGAGTTTCAACACCCCGAAATGTTATTTCATTGGTATATTTTACGAATATTTACAAAGACCTTTAAATTCAGTTAGCtctgaacaaaaaacaaaaacgcaaTTTTAAACTacaatgctttaaaaaatatgtaaacaGTTTATTTTACATTGTTGTAAAAGAATTGTTCCTAACGCCGCTTAATTTTAAGGTGAGCATAATCCAGTGCCCGTGAATAAGGAATGAGAGACTCTTTCATAGAAATATTGTGCTCCAgtgtgaaaaaataataattattatatattAAGAAAGGAATCTTGAGTGCACAACAATTAGAAGACAACAAAAATCCACATTAGAAAACATTGATACATGGTTGCTGCTACTCTGACCAAGGTAGGATGacccgggggggtggggtgggggggctcatGGATGTGAGGAACCCAGTCACAATTTTAGCTCTGTTAACATAAATTCAAAACCGGATCAACTTTGCTGGAAATGGGATTCTGGGAAGAGTCCGCATTTGCTCTTAAATTAAATTCCTTCCCTACCCCAGCATGGGCACAACTCGATAACGTAAGCTGTCACTTTTGTGCAGTTTGTTGCATATAACCCCCAAATGGCACATACCTATGTGAATATCTCATTGCCCTTTTCATGCAGAATCCTGCGCGTGGCAACAGTTCTTCAAGCAAAAGAATTATTTGGAAAACACAACGCGGAGTCGCTTGGCAATGTTACTTGCGCCCTTCCCTTTCTATTCTAAAAGCCAGGGGAATTAAAGAGTCCGGGGGCTGCTGTCCCAGGAGGCCTAATGGAGCAGCTTTAAATGAAAGAAGTTTAAAAATTAAGCCAGCCTCCAGCTCTATATTTTACTTTTGCTTCACTGATCACATGATTCACATCCAGGTACCATTTTCATGATGCTGTCAAGTTACCGTTGATTTAAGAGacgtttttctttttgttaatgAAGACTTTGATGGCTCCAGTAAAATCAGCTGACAGAAGCACTTCTGTGTGGTCTGTCTTCAAAGCTCCTTGAAATGGCAGAAGAAAAAGAGATGGTTTTAGGAACCCACTCCATGCAAGAACTAGCTTGCAGTAAACCGGTTAGGTAAACGGTCAGAGGTCGATAGTGGAGCAACTGCTTGGTGTACAAAAGGTCCCAGATAGTCCTGGCATGTCCAGTTCAAGGATCAGGTAGAGATCATGGTAAAGGCTCTTCTCTAcctgcaaccctggagagccgcaggCTGTCCAGATAGACCAGGGATGAGCTAGATCAGTGGtgcccaaagtgggcggtaccacccccttgggggcggtgggattgcatagggggggtgttaagaggcaggggggcgctcgaggtggtcttttccgagaagcacctctccagaaggtcttaaaacccagggacatttttatgggagaaggtagtttggtcccaagccatataagggaagaatccacacatgtattaatactgtttaagaagagtccttttaacggtgaattgaaatgtttcaaaagcaccaaaacgctaatgaagagacatacctgcttggtgtgccccgccacgccggctgcaaaacagaggcgttcgctcttttccctccctcccttggcaagcctgcagtgggtgcttcggattttgagtaaatattcaattaattgttactgtttcaaattttattgttattatcttccttagtggttcATTGAAAccggctattctgaataatgatttttatagtgaagggtagggggcactgggcatgagttcatggaaccaagggggcggttacctgaagaagtttgggaaccactgagctagatggaccaagagtctgattCACAATAAGGCAGCTTTGTAAGCTGGACacaaggttacaacagctgggactgtttcatgtagagaaaaggagggagggaagatatgatggaggtgtacaaaattatacctGGTGTGgacattttctctctcataatattgGAACCCCAATGAGgccaccccatgaagctgattggtgggagagtcaagTCGCAGAagagaaagcacttcttcacacagcacataaattatggaatccacttccgcaagatgtagtgatggccaccaatttggatggcttcaaaagggggctggataaattcctggaggagaaggcgttcgatggctatgtgccacctccagtatcagaggcagtaagtctatgtacaccggttgctggggaacatgggtgggagggtgctgttgcattgatgtcctgcttgtgggaacagaatgcaggactagatggacccttggtccgatccaacatgactcttcttatgtcaaCACTGATCAGTTACTGATTTAAGGAATTGACATCCCACCTTTTGCAATGCCTCAAGGTGACTAACCAAAAAACAAAAGCCATAAAACTATAATTGGGTAGGTGTTCCGGGAGGCTTCTTGGCTCAACGTCCCAGGTCCTCCCCGGCCCTCTGTTATCTAAGCCCCACCTACCAGAACGAATGGGATCTGCAGATTCCGAATCTTCGCCTTTGCTTTTGGGCTCTTGCTTTTCGGATGTTTCAGATGAGACCATCAAGCTGGGATTTGGGGCAAAAATGGCTGACGTGACTACCGTGTTATGTGCTGGGAAGAGAGGAAAAGCAATCAGGATCcatgcagctgaagaaaatgcagGGGGAAATGAACCTTTCTTgggagccgggggtgggggagggaacagcACAACCAACTAGATACAACTAATTTTAGGAAAGGCTTGATGGAGGTGTTTTACCAGGGGTGGAAAGCTTGTGGCGCTCCAGGTGTTTGggcctacaatccccatcagcctcTAGGTCGGCTTAACCAGTGGTGAAGGATTGCGGTCCAACCCCTAACTACAAAGACCACCCATAGATTCATAGGCCGTACCGCATACTGgccttcttcaacttggtgccctccagatgtgttggatttcaactccccaagggttaaaataatggccggagtgttagactcccggagatatattggggggaaaagagatgggagggaaaggggaagtggggtgggagggaagggtttgtgtgggttgttgtatttttatgtatgtaagttaaGTTTTCAACACGTTCGGGATCGAGAAGAAGTTCAAAGAATtagatatggataagaagataagaatctcaacactcaatgttaaaggtctgggggcggtcgtaaaaaggagaaggattgaacaattgctaaatagggatggttctgatataatttttttgcaagaaactcatcaattcaaggaaaaaaataatgttattcgtttgaaatggccagtgttttacgaagtgtctttggggacatcaaaaaaaaatggagtggccatcttgatttcaaaaagaagtgggtttgtgatggaaaatattaaaaaagatgagaatgggagatatcttatgataaagggtcaattggaagggaaaatgtatactttgatcaatatgtatgctccaaataataaacaaaaagaattttatgaggaggtattaagagagattgaagaatttaaggaggggtatgctattttggctggagattttaatatggttatgaataatagactagataggtcaaatccctctgagatagaaaaaagaaataatatcactatgttaaacaaattaattaaagaaaaggattttgttgattcttggcgagttcttagaggggctgacccaggatttacattttattctccagtccatcacacatactccaggattgatcatatttttgtatccagagattttttaactaagatatgtaaaatggaattggggacaatcaaggtaacggatcatgcattagtaagtttagttttcgcagttgataaggattacaaacaagcattaaggtggagactgaatactaagatatttaagtacgataaagtaattgagaaaatgcagaaggaactgtcagaaacatgggaaataaatgagaaggggggaacaagaacggcagtggtttgggataccatgaaggctgtgtttagggggaattgtattagggaaatgtgtaatctagaaagacaacaggaggtaaggcaggttactttagagaaagagataatgaagttggaaaatgaattttggcaaactaaaaataaatataaattaatagaagtacaggcaaaaaaaaaggaactagaaaatattaatttagaagaggttcagaggaacttaatttatatgaaaagggaattctttcaaaatagtaacaggaactcgaagatgcttgccaagctcacacaaaaggaaaaagctaaaaatgggataggggcagtaaaaaataagcagggtaattattgtcatatgatgaaggataaaataaaaaattttcagcaattttttgaagatttatacaaggaaagagatactcaaacgaagaggaaggaagagtatgtgggtaaatttttgaaaaaaggattagaaaaagagcataagaaaattatggatagtaacatactgcaaagtgaaatagaggaggtcatagatcagcttaaagtagggaaatcaccgggggtagatggcctgggaccagagttttataaaaaatttaaaacattaatagtgccaaagttgttgaaattatataacgcaataatggaaggggagaagattccagagtcatgggagcattccataataattttaatcccgaaaccggataaggatttgactctccctgattcatatagaccaatttcgttaataaatcaagatgctaaaattttttcaactattttggccaaaagattaaataaatttatagcaaattatgtaggggaagaccaatgtggttttatagcaggcagacagatgcatacattaatagggagagtcttaaatgcaatacaggggataaaaaagtcaaagaataaggcgggtattttagcgctagatatttttaaggcttttgattgtgtgagttggcaaactttaaagttggttttaatcaaaatgggatttggtaacaaattcagagcaataatagagcagttatactctaaaaacacagctgtagtggtagtaaacgatggaataacggataagatacgactagccagagggacaagacaaggatgcccactctcgccagtcctgtttgtattggtgatggaattgttggcaaatgcaataagagaagatggggagatagaggggataggtagtagaaataaaattaagttgaatatgtttgcagatgatacattgatgactattagagatccgataagcaaaatggaaagaattagacagcagttaaaagaatttgaagaagttacggggttaagaataaattgggcaaaatccgagttgatgttatttaattacactaaaaaggaagagaaggaatgggaagggaaggcttcagttttgaatagtaaagaaaaaattaaatatttgggtattaagattactaaaaatttagaagatttggaaagtgaaaatttaaatggattgaaaaaagaggt is a genomic window containing:
- the LOC134409361 gene encoding uncharacterized protein LOC134409361; the protein is MEMLLTAGRQRRPLLRGPAAAAIRATPSPALRGGVPEARVRRLPRAGPALARPPPPPPPPAPSFVCDGKGSAALGRPLAPPRRWRAAARGAIAEVRKFTKRLSKPGTAAELRQSVSEAVRSSPGLEKAKVIEPLDYENVIAQRKAQIYSDPLRDLLMFPMEDASSAHQPDTRRKLPSTVPWFSSTLYPDATKKALTTTCGLSSSPGCHRPR